CTTCAGGAATTCGGCCTCGTGCTGCTGAACGAGACCCGCCAGTCGCTGCACCTCGTGCGCCCCGAATCCGAGATTGGTCGCCAGTCGGGCTGGCGTCAACCAGAACTTCGCCAGTCTTCGCTCGCGTGCGACGTGCACGTGCGGCGGTTCGGCTCGGTCGCTCGAGAAGA
This Acidobacteriota bacterium DNA region includes the following protein-coding sequences:
- a CDS encoding DUF4160 domain-containing protein; this encodes MSPTILQSGPYRFFFFSSDRAEPPHVHVARERRLAKFWLTPARLATNLGFGAHEVQRLAGLVQQHEAEFLKAWHEYFGIGGGNGGGQTGSRH